A genomic window from Spirochaetota bacterium includes:
- the hisI gene encoding phosphoribosyl-AMP cyclohydrolase produces MIELDFTKLDGLVPAVAQDYKTGEILMVAFMNKEAFELTLKTGIVHYWSRSRKQLWKKGESSGNVQEVKEIRIDCDNDCVLLKINQIGDAACHTGYRSCFYRVVEGGDLKVDGVKIFNPEDKYGDKK; encoded by the coding sequence ATGATTGAGCTTGATTTTACTAAGTTAGATGGGCTGGTACCAGCAGTAGCACAGGATTATAAAACCGGCGAAATTTTAATGGTTGCATTTATGAACAAAGAAGCATTTGAACTGACGTTGAAAACAGGTATAGTCCATTACTGGAGCAGATCACGAAAGCAATTGTGGAAAAAAGGCGAGTCTTCCGGCAATGTGCAGGAAGTAAAAGAAATACGCATTGATTGTGATAACGATTGTGTGTTGCTTAAAATTAATCAGATAGGTGATGCAGCATGCCATACTGGCTATCGTAGTTGCTTTTACCGGGTTGTTGAAGGTGGTGATCTAAAAGTGGATGGTGTAAAAATCTTTAATCCTGAAGATAAATATGGAGATAAAAAATGA
- the ileS gene encoding isoleucine--tRNA ligase, whose product MDYSKTVNLPASDFPMKANLPSREPQILQKWEKEDIYKLIQKSREGNELYILHDGPPYANGHIHLGHALNKILKDIIVKHKTMSGFKAPFVPGWDCHGLPIELQVTKELGDKAKKLPKQEIRKLCRDYAQKFIDIQREEFKRLGVFGEFDNPYLTMSLDYEATIVEIFGSLFERGFITKGKKPIYWCPTCVTALAEAEVEYHDHSSPSIFVKFRVDPASVTFKGVDPNNLYVVVWTTTPWTLPANLAVCFHPDFDYSAHTSGNEYFIMADGLAESFSAITGRTLGEKIPLTNDIIRSLKVSHPFIDRESKVIFGDFVTLDQGTGIVHIAPGHGLEDYIVGLEYGLDVFCPVDDEGKFTDEFALMNGVNVFDANPKIIDLLKEKNVLIFTNDIEHSYPHCWRCKQPLIFRATAQWFLLIDHNDMRQLALDVTEDVQWIPEWGKLRFKSMVETRPDWCLSRQRSWGVPIPSFYCKKCGKNQMNAETIFYFAKIARERSIESWYTDEIHSLIPDGFTCECGNDIFEKEYDILDVWFDSGVSHFAVLDSRDDHRWPSDLYLEGSDQHRGWFQSSLWPALALRQRAPYNTVLTHGFMLDDQGRAMSKSLGNVIPPDDIINKFGADILRLWVASEDYRNDVRIGYDMIQQIADSYRKIRNTFKFMIGNCADFTASQCIPYDELSDTDKWILHKLYTLSNQVRQHYEQYEFHLVYRRILNFCTVDLSSLYFDISKDILYVEAKDSKLRRANQTVLYHVTETLLRLIAPVLVFTAEEIWQFLGKDSSVHADVYSELPSQWHNETLAKKMDALIDIKKDVLKALEIARKEKKIGSSLEADVHIYIAGASSKELLQSMSDSKRFFQVAEVHIEDQKLDGMADYDNSSILVTKSTGKKCVRCWNYSHDIGTHPEHPELCKRCTDIVLKLDV is encoded by the coding sequence ATGGATTATTCTAAAACCGTTAATCTTCCTGCTTCTGATTTTCCCATGAAGGCAAATCTTCCTTCCCGTGAACCTCAGATATTGCAGAAATGGGAAAAAGAGGATATTTACAAACTGATACAGAAGTCTCGTGAAGGCAATGAACTATACATTTTACATGATGGTCCACCGTATGCTAATGGACATATACACTTAGGGCATGCTTTAAATAAAATTCTCAAAGACATCATTGTAAAACACAAGACAATGAGTGGATTTAAAGCGCCATTTGTGCCAGGGTGGGATTGCCATGGTCTGCCTATTGAATTGCAGGTTACAAAAGAGTTAGGTGACAAGGCAAAAAAACTTCCTAAACAGGAAATCCGAAAGCTGTGCAGGGACTATGCTCAAAAATTTATAGATATTCAAAGGGAAGAATTTAAACGCTTAGGTGTCTTTGGGGAGTTTGATAATCCTTATTTAACCATGTCACTGGATTATGAAGCCACCATTGTGGAAATTTTTGGATCACTCTTTGAACGGGGATTTATTACTAAAGGGAAAAAACCTATTTATTGGTGTCCAACCTGTGTTACAGCTTTAGCCGAAGCCGAAGTTGAATACCATGACCACTCATCTCCGTCAATTTTTGTTAAGTTCAGAGTGGACCCCGCATCAGTAACATTTAAAGGGGTAGATCCTAACAACCTGTATGTGGTGGTATGGACCACAACTCCGTGGACCCTGCCTGCTAACTTAGCTGTATGTTTTCATCCTGATTTTGACTACTCGGCACATACGTCAGGTAACGAGTATTTTATTATGGCTGATGGTCTTGCAGAATCATTTTCTGCCATAACGGGAAGAACATTGGGTGAAAAGATACCTTTAACCAATGACATAATTCGCTCACTGAAGGTATCCCATCCTTTTATTGACAGGGAATCAAAAGTCATCTTTGGCGATTTTGTTACTCTGGATCAGGGTACCGGCATTGTACATATTGCCCCGGGGCATGGACTTGAAGACTATATTGTTGGCCTTGAATACGGGCTTGATGTGTTCTGCCCTGTTGATGATGAGGGCAAATTTACCGATGAATTTGCCCTCATGAATGGTGTCAATGTCTTTGATGCCAACCCAAAAATAATAGACCTTTTAAAAGAAAAAAATGTTCTGATTTTTACCAATGATATTGAACATTCATATCCACACTGCTGGCGCTGTAAACAGCCGCTTATCTTCAGGGCTACCGCTCAGTGGTTTTTACTTATTGACCACAATGATATGCGACAGTTAGCATTAGATGTAACAGAAGATGTACAGTGGATACCTGAATGGGGCAAATTGCGGTTTAAAAGCATGGTGGAAACACGCCCGGACTGGTGTCTTTCACGGCAGCGTTCATGGGGAGTTCCTATTCCATCCTTCTACTGTAAAAAATGTGGTAAAAACCAGATGAACGCTGAAACCATTTTTTATTTTGCAAAGATTGCACGGGAGCGCAGCATTGAATCATGGTATACCGATGAGATACACAGCCTTATTCCAGACGGCTTTACCTGCGAATGTGGTAATGATATCTTTGAAAAAGAATATGATATTCTGGACGTATGGTTTGACTCAGGCGTTTCACACTTTGCGGTTCTTGACAGTAGAGATGACCACCGCTGGCCATCGGACCTGTATTTAGAGGGAAGCGACCAGCACCGAGGCTGGTTCCAGTCTTCATTGTGGCCGGCACTGGCATTACGCCAGCGAGCACCCTATAACACCGTATTGACACACGGATTCATGTTAGACGATCAGGGGCGGGCAATGAGCAAATCGCTTGGGAATGTCATCCCGCCTGATGATATAATCAACAAGTTTGGTGCTGATATCCTGCGTCTGTGGGTTGCTTCTGAGGACTATCGCAATGACGTCAGGATTGGCTACGATATGATACAGCAGATTGCTGATTCATATCGTAAAATCCGAAACACCTTTAAATTTATGATTGGTAACTGTGCTGATTTTACAGCTTCACAGTGCATCCCTTACGATGAGCTATCAGACACCGATAAGTGGATATTGCACAAACTCTATACACTTTCCAATCAGGTGCGCCAACACTATGAACAGTACGAATTTCACCTGGTATACCGTCGAATACTGAATTTCTGTACGGTAGATTTATCATCACTGTATTTTGACATTTCAAAAGACATCCTCTATGTGGAAGCAAAAGATTCAAAACTGCGAAGAGCAAATCAGACTGTCCTGTACCATGTTACCGAAACACTGCTTCGACTGATTGCACCGGTACTGGTGTTCACTGCCGAAGAGATATGGCAATTTTTGGGCAAAGACTCTTCCGTGCATGCTGATGTATACAGTGAGCTACCTTCCCAATGGCACAACGAAACACTGGCAAAGAAGATGGATGCTCTTATAGATATCAAGAAAGATGTATTGAAGGCTTTAGAGATAGCCCGAAAGGAAAAGAAGATTGGTAGCTCGCTTGAGGCGGATGTTCACATATATATTGCTGGTGCTTCATCAAAAGAGCTATTACAGTCGATGAGCGATAGTAAACGTTTTTTCCAGGTGGCAGAAGTTCACATTGAAGATCAAAAACTGGATGGCATGGCTGATTATGATAATAGTTCAATACTGGTAACTAAATCCACCGGGAAAAAATGTGTCAGATGCTGGAATTATTCACATGACATTGGAACACATCCTGAGCATCCAGAACTCTGTAAACGGTGTACTGATATTGTGCTAAAACTTGATGTATAA